The following proteins come from a genomic window of Meles meles chromosome 1, mMelMel3.1 paternal haplotype, whole genome shotgun sequence:
- the CLSTN1 gene encoding calsyntenin-1 isoform X2 has protein sequence MLRRAAPALAPAAWLLLAGLLSGGGVWASRANKHKPWLEPTYHGIITENDNAVLLDPPLIALDKDAPLRFAGEICGFKIHGQNVPFDAVVVDKSTGEGLIRSKEKLDCELQKDYTFTIQAYDCGKGPDGANVKKSHKATVHIQVNDVNEYAPVFKEKSYKATVVEGKQYDSILRVEAVDADCSPQFSQICSYEIVTPDVPFSINKDGYIKNTEKLNYGKEHQYKLTVTAYDCGKRRAAEDVLVKVSIKPTCTPGWQGWNNRIEYEPGTGTLALFPNVHLETCDESVASVQATVELETGHIGKGCDRDTYSEKSLHQLCGAASGTTELLPSPSGSLNWTVGLPTDNGHDSDQVFEFNGTQAVRIPDGIVSVNPKEPFTISVWMRHRPFGRKKETILCSSDKTDMNRHHYSLYVHGCRLVFLLRQDPSEEKKYKPAEFHWKLNQVCDEEWHHFVLNVEFPSVTLYVDGVSHEPFSVTEDYPLHPSQVETQLVVGACWQEYPAFENDNETEPVPMASAGGELHMTQFFRGNLAGLTVRSGKLADKKVIDCLYTCKEGLDLQVPEDGGRGVKIHTNPNQLALTLEGEDVGELDKAMQHVAYLNSRQFPTPGIRRLKITSTVKCLNEAPCISVPPVDGYVMVLQPEEPKVSLSGVHHFARAASEFESPEGVFLFPELRIISTITREVEPEGDGDEDPTVQESLVSEEIVHDLDTCEVTVDGDELNPAQESLEVDTARLQQKGIAVSASDLGVVFTGVDTMASYEEVLRLLRYRNWHTRSLLDRKFKLVCSELNGRYVSNEFQVEVNVIPAASPMEHASHMAAQPQFVHPEHHAFVDLSGHNLASPHPFAVVPSTATVVIVVCVSFLVFMIILGVFRIRAAHRRTMRDQDTGKENEMDWDDSALTITVNPMETYEDQHSSEEEEEEEEEEESEDGEEEDDITSAESESSEEEDGEHGDQQNVNRQQQLEWDDSTLSY, from the exons GTGAGATTTGTGGATTTAAAATTCACGGGCAGAATGTCCCCTTTGACGCAGTGGTAGTGGATAAGTCCACTGGTGAGGGACTCATTCGCTCAAAAGAGAAACTGGACTGCGAGCTGCAGAAAGACTACACATTCACCATCCAGGCCTATGACTGCGGCAAGGGGCCGGATGGCGCCAATGTGAAAAAGTCACATAA aGCTACTGTCCACATTCAGGTGAACGACGTGAATGAGTACGCGCCAGTGTTCAAGGAGAAGTCCTACAAGGCGACCGTCGTCGAGGGCAAACAGTATGACAGCATCCTGCGGGTGGAGGCCGTGGACGCCGACTGCTCCCCTCAGTTCAGCCAGATTTGCAGCTATGAAATCGTCACTCCGGATGTGCCGTTCTCCATCAACAAAGATG GTTATATAAAAAACACAGAGAAGCTGAACTACGGGAAGGAGCACCAGTACAAGCTGACGGTCACCGCCTACGACTGCGGGAAGCGGAGGGCGGCGGAGGATGTCTTGGTGAAGGTCAGCATCAAGCCCACCTGCACCCCGGGGTGGCAAG GATGGAACAACAGGATCGAGTACGAGCCTGGCACGGGCACCTTGGCTCTCTTCCCCAATGTTCACCTGGAGACGTGCGATGAGTCCGTGGCCTCGGTGCAGGCGACCGTGGAGCTGGAGACTGGCCATATTGGGAAAGGCTGTGACCGGGACACCTACTCGGAGAAGTCCCTTCACCAGCTGTGTG GTGCTGCGTCAGGCACTACCGAGCTGCTCCCTTCCCCAAGCGGGTCCCTGAACTGGACTGTGGGCCTCCCCACCGACAACGGCCATGACAGCGACCAGGTCTTCGAGTTCAACGGCACACAAGCAGTGAGGATCCCAGATGGCATCGTCTCAGTCAACCCAAAGGAGCCTTTCACGATTTCTGTGTGGATGCGGCACAGGCCTTTTGGCAGGAAGAAGGAGACGATTCTCTGTAGCTCAGACAAGACAG ACATGAACCGGCACCATTATTCCCTCTATGTCCACGGCTGCCGGCTTGTTTTCCTCCTCCGCCAGGACCCTTCGGAAGAGAAGAAGTACAAACCTGCAGAATTCCACTGGAAGTTGAATCAG GTCTGTGACGAGGAGTGGCATCACTTCGTCCTCAACGTGGAATTCCCGAGCGTGACTCTCTATGTGGACGGAGTTTCTCACGAGCCGTTCTCTGTGACCGAAGACTACCCGCTTCATCCGTCCCAGGTCGAGACTCAGCTTGTGGTTGGGGCCTGCTGGCAAG AGTATCCAGCATTTGAAAATGACAATGAAACCGAGCCTGTGCCTATGGCCTCTGCAG GTGGTGAGCTGCACATGACCCAGTTCTTCCGAGGTAACCTGGCTGGCCTGACCGTCCGTTCCGGGAAACTCGCCGACAAGAAGGTGATTGACTGTCTGTACACCTGCAAAGAAGGGCTGGACCTGCAAGTCCCCGAAGACGGCGGCAGAGGCGTGAAG ATCCATACGAACCCCAATCAGTTGGCGTTGACCTTGGAGGGAGAGGACGTCGGGGAGCTGGATAAGGCCATGCAGCACGTCGCCTACCTGAACTCTCGGCAGTTCCCCACACCGGGGATCCGAAGACTTAAAATCACCAGCACGGTCAA GTGTTTGAACGAGGCCCCCTGCATCTCCGTGCCCCCGGTGGATGGCTACGTGATGGTGCTGCAGCCCGAGGAGCCCAAGGTCAGCCTCAGTGGTGTCCACCATTTCGCTCGAGCGGCTTCCGAGTTCGAAAGCCCAGAAGGGGTTTTCCTTTTCCCTGAGCTTCGGATCATCAGCACCATCACGagagaagtggagcctgaagggGACGGGGACGAGGACCCCACAG TTCAAGAGTCACTGGTGTCTGAAGAGATCGTGCACGACCTGGATACCTGTGAGGTCACGGTGGACGGGGATGAGCTGAACCCGGCCCAGGAGAGCCTGGAGGTGGACACGGCCCGCCTGCAGCAGAAGGGCATTGCAGTGAGCGCTTCCGACCTGGGCGTGGTCTTCACAG GTGTGGACACCATGGCCAGCTACGAAGAGGTGCTGCGCCTCCTGCGCTACCGGAACTGGCACACCAGGTCCCTGCTGGACCGGAAGTTCAAGCTCGTCTGCTCGGAGCTCAATGGCCGCTACGTCAGCAACGAGTTTCAGGTGGAG GTGAACGTCATCCCCGCGGCTAGCCCCATGGAGCATGCCAGCCACATGGCCGCACAGCCCCAGTTCGTGCACCCGGAGCACCATGCCTTCGTCGACCTCTCAGGGCACAACCTGGCCAGCCCCCACCCCTTCGCAG TTGTCCCCAGTACCGCCACGGTGGTCATCGTGGTGTGTGTCAGCTTCCTGGTCTTCATGATTATCCTGGGCGTGTTCCGGATCCGGGCTGCTCACCGGCGGACCATGCGGGACCAGGACACCGGGAAGGAGAACGAGATGGACTGGGACGACTCTGCCTTGACCATCACCGTAAACCCCATGGAG ACGTACGAGGACCAGCACAgcagcgaggaggaggaggaagaggaagaggaagaggagagcgaggatggggaggaagaggatgaCATTACCAGCGCGGAGTCAGAAAGCAGCGAGGAGGAGGACGGGGAGCACGGGGACCAGCAGAACGTGAACAGGCAGCAGCAGCTGGAGTGGGACGACTCTACCCTCAGCTACTGA
- the CLSTN1 gene encoding calsyntenin-1 isoform X3 codes for MLRRAAPALAPAAWLLLAGLLSGGGVWASRANKHKPWLEPTYHGIITENDNAVLLDPPLIALDKDAPLRFAESFEVTVTKEGEICGFKIHGQNVPFDAVVVDKSTGEGLIRSKEKLDCELQKDYTFTIQAYDCGKGPDGANVKKSHKATVHIQVNDVNEYAPVFKEKSYKATVVEGKQYDSILRVEAVDADCSPQFSQICSYEIVTPDVPFSINKDGYIKNTEKLNYGKEHQYKLTVTAYDCGKRRAAEDVLVKVSIKPTCTPGWQGWNNRIEYEPGTGTLALFPNVHLETCDESVASVQATVELETGHIGKGCDRDTYSEKSLHQLCGAASGTTELLPSPSGSLNWTVGLPTDNGHDSDQVFEFNGTQAVRIPDGIVSVNPKEPFTISVWMRHRPFGRKKETILCSSDKTDMNRHHYSLYVHGCRLVFLLRQDPSEEKKYKPAEFHWKLNQVCDEEWHHFVLNVEFPSVTLYVDGVSHEPFSVTEDYPLHPSQVETQLVVGACWQGGELHMTQFFRGNLAGLTVRSGKLADKKVIDCLYTCKEGLDLQVPEDGGRGVKIHTNPNQLALTLEGEDVGELDKAMQHVAYLNSRQFPTPGIRRLKITSTVKCLNEAPCISVPPVDGYVMVLQPEEPKVSLSGVHHFARAASEFESPEGVFLFPELRIISTITREVEPEGDGDEDPTVQESLVSEEIVHDLDTCEVTVDGDELNPAQESLEVDTARLQQKGIAVSASDLGVVFTGVDTMASYEEVLRLLRYRNWHTRSLLDRKFKLVCSELNGRYVSNEFQVEVNVIPAASPMEHASHMAAQPQFVHPEHHAFVDLSGHNLASPHPFAVVPSTATVVIVVCVSFLVFMIILGVFRIRAAHRRTMRDQDTGKENEMDWDDSALTITVNPMETYEDQHSSEEEEEEEEEEESEDGEEEDDITSAESESSEEEDGEHGDQQNVNRQQQLEWDDSTLSY; via the exons AGAGTTTTGAGGTGACAGTCACCAAAGAAG GTGAGATTTGTGGATTTAAAATTCACGGGCAGAATGTCCCCTTTGACGCAGTGGTAGTGGATAAGTCCACTGGTGAGGGACTCATTCGCTCAAAAGAGAAACTGGACTGCGAGCTGCAGAAAGACTACACATTCACCATCCAGGCCTATGACTGCGGCAAGGGGCCGGATGGCGCCAATGTGAAAAAGTCACATAA aGCTACTGTCCACATTCAGGTGAACGACGTGAATGAGTACGCGCCAGTGTTCAAGGAGAAGTCCTACAAGGCGACCGTCGTCGAGGGCAAACAGTATGACAGCATCCTGCGGGTGGAGGCCGTGGACGCCGACTGCTCCCCTCAGTTCAGCCAGATTTGCAGCTATGAAATCGTCACTCCGGATGTGCCGTTCTCCATCAACAAAGATG GTTATATAAAAAACACAGAGAAGCTGAACTACGGGAAGGAGCACCAGTACAAGCTGACGGTCACCGCCTACGACTGCGGGAAGCGGAGGGCGGCGGAGGATGTCTTGGTGAAGGTCAGCATCAAGCCCACCTGCACCCCGGGGTGGCAAG GATGGAACAACAGGATCGAGTACGAGCCTGGCACGGGCACCTTGGCTCTCTTCCCCAATGTTCACCTGGAGACGTGCGATGAGTCCGTGGCCTCGGTGCAGGCGACCGTGGAGCTGGAGACTGGCCATATTGGGAAAGGCTGTGACCGGGACACCTACTCGGAGAAGTCCCTTCACCAGCTGTGTG GTGCTGCGTCAGGCACTACCGAGCTGCTCCCTTCCCCAAGCGGGTCCCTGAACTGGACTGTGGGCCTCCCCACCGACAACGGCCATGACAGCGACCAGGTCTTCGAGTTCAACGGCACACAAGCAGTGAGGATCCCAGATGGCATCGTCTCAGTCAACCCAAAGGAGCCTTTCACGATTTCTGTGTGGATGCGGCACAGGCCTTTTGGCAGGAAGAAGGAGACGATTCTCTGTAGCTCAGACAAGACAG ACATGAACCGGCACCATTATTCCCTCTATGTCCACGGCTGCCGGCTTGTTTTCCTCCTCCGCCAGGACCCTTCGGAAGAGAAGAAGTACAAACCTGCAGAATTCCACTGGAAGTTGAATCAG GTCTGTGACGAGGAGTGGCATCACTTCGTCCTCAACGTGGAATTCCCGAGCGTGACTCTCTATGTGGACGGAGTTTCTCACGAGCCGTTCTCTGTGACCGAAGACTACCCGCTTCATCCGTCCCAGGTCGAGACTCAGCTTGTGGTTGGGGCCTGCTGGCAAG GTGGTGAGCTGCACATGACCCAGTTCTTCCGAGGTAACCTGGCTGGCCTGACCGTCCGTTCCGGGAAACTCGCCGACAAGAAGGTGATTGACTGTCTGTACACCTGCAAAGAAGGGCTGGACCTGCAAGTCCCCGAAGACGGCGGCAGAGGCGTGAAG ATCCATACGAACCCCAATCAGTTGGCGTTGACCTTGGAGGGAGAGGACGTCGGGGAGCTGGATAAGGCCATGCAGCACGTCGCCTACCTGAACTCTCGGCAGTTCCCCACACCGGGGATCCGAAGACTTAAAATCACCAGCACGGTCAA GTGTTTGAACGAGGCCCCCTGCATCTCCGTGCCCCCGGTGGATGGCTACGTGATGGTGCTGCAGCCCGAGGAGCCCAAGGTCAGCCTCAGTGGTGTCCACCATTTCGCTCGAGCGGCTTCCGAGTTCGAAAGCCCAGAAGGGGTTTTCCTTTTCCCTGAGCTTCGGATCATCAGCACCATCACGagagaagtggagcctgaagggGACGGGGACGAGGACCCCACAG TTCAAGAGTCACTGGTGTCTGAAGAGATCGTGCACGACCTGGATACCTGTGAGGTCACGGTGGACGGGGATGAGCTGAACCCGGCCCAGGAGAGCCTGGAGGTGGACACGGCCCGCCTGCAGCAGAAGGGCATTGCAGTGAGCGCTTCCGACCTGGGCGTGGTCTTCACAG GTGTGGACACCATGGCCAGCTACGAAGAGGTGCTGCGCCTCCTGCGCTACCGGAACTGGCACACCAGGTCCCTGCTGGACCGGAAGTTCAAGCTCGTCTGCTCGGAGCTCAATGGCCGCTACGTCAGCAACGAGTTTCAGGTGGAG GTGAACGTCATCCCCGCGGCTAGCCCCATGGAGCATGCCAGCCACATGGCCGCACAGCCCCAGTTCGTGCACCCGGAGCACCATGCCTTCGTCGACCTCTCAGGGCACAACCTGGCCAGCCCCCACCCCTTCGCAG TTGTCCCCAGTACCGCCACGGTGGTCATCGTGGTGTGTGTCAGCTTCCTGGTCTTCATGATTATCCTGGGCGTGTTCCGGATCCGGGCTGCTCACCGGCGGACCATGCGGGACCAGGACACCGGGAAGGAGAACGAGATGGACTGGGACGACTCTGCCTTGACCATCACCGTAAACCCCATGGAG ACGTACGAGGACCAGCACAgcagcgaggaggaggaggaagaggaagaggaagaggagagcgaggatggggaggaagaggatgaCATTACCAGCGCGGAGTCAGAAAGCAGCGAGGAGGAGGACGGGGAGCACGGGGACCAGCAGAACGTGAACAGGCAGCAGCAGCTGGAGTGGGACGACTCTACCCTCAGCTACTGA
- the CLSTN1 gene encoding calsyntenin-1 isoform X4, translating into MLRRAAPALAPAAWLLLAGLLSGGGVWASRANKHKPWLEPTYHGIITENDNAVLLDPPLIALDKDAPLRFAGEICGFKIHGQNVPFDAVVVDKSTGEGLIRSKEKLDCELQKDYTFTIQAYDCGKGPDGANVKKSHKATVHIQVNDVNEYAPVFKEKSYKATVVEGKQYDSILRVEAVDADCSPQFSQICSYEIVTPDVPFSINKDGYIKNTEKLNYGKEHQYKLTVTAYDCGKRRAAEDVLVKVSIKPTCTPGWQGWNNRIEYEPGTGTLALFPNVHLETCDESVASVQATVELETGHIGKGCDRDTYSEKSLHQLCGAASGTTELLPSPSGSLNWTVGLPTDNGHDSDQVFEFNGTQAVRIPDGIVSVNPKEPFTISVWMRHRPFGRKKETILCSSDKTDMNRHHYSLYVHGCRLVFLLRQDPSEEKKYKPAEFHWKLNQVCDEEWHHFVLNVEFPSVTLYVDGVSHEPFSVTEDYPLHPSQVETQLVVGACWQGGELHMTQFFRGNLAGLTVRSGKLADKKVIDCLYTCKEGLDLQVPEDGGRGVKIHTNPNQLALTLEGEDVGELDKAMQHVAYLNSRQFPTPGIRRLKITSTVKCLNEAPCISVPPVDGYVMVLQPEEPKVSLSGVHHFARAASEFESPEGVFLFPELRIISTITREVEPEGDGDEDPTVQESLVSEEIVHDLDTCEVTVDGDELNPAQESLEVDTARLQQKGIAVSASDLGVVFTGVDTMASYEEVLRLLRYRNWHTRSLLDRKFKLVCSELNGRYVSNEFQVEVNVIPAASPMEHASHMAAQPQFVHPEHHAFVDLSGHNLASPHPFAVVPSTATVVIVVCVSFLVFMIILGVFRIRAAHRRTMRDQDTGKENEMDWDDSALTITVNPMETYEDQHSSEEEEEEEEEEESEDGEEEDDITSAESESSEEEDGEHGDQQNVNRQQQLEWDDSTLSY; encoded by the exons GTGAGATTTGTGGATTTAAAATTCACGGGCAGAATGTCCCCTTTGACGCAGTGGTAGTGGATAAGTCCACTGGTGAGGGACTCATTCGCTCAAAAGAGAAACTGGACTGCGAGCTGCAGAAAGACTACACATTCACCATCCAGGCCTATGACTGCGGCAAGGGGCCGGATGGCGCCAATGTGAAAAAGTCACATAA aGCTACTGTCCACATTCAGGTGAACGACGTGAATGAGTACGCGCCAGTGTTCAAGGAGAAGTCCTACAAGGCGACCGTCGTCGAGGGCAAACAGTATGACAGCATCCTGCGGGTGGAGGCCGTGGACGCCGACTGCTCCCCTCAGTTCAGCCAGATTTGCAGCTATGAAATCGTCACTCCGGATGTGCCGTTCTCCATCAACAAAGATG GTTATATAAAAAACACAGAGAAGCTGAACTACGGGAAGGAGCACCAGTACAAGCTGACGGTCACCGCCTACGACTGCGGGAAGCGGAGGGCGGCGGAGGATGTCTTGGTGAAGGTCAGCATCAAGCCCACCTGCACCCCGGGGTGGCAAG GATGGAACAACAGGATCGAGTACGAGCCTGGCACGGGCACCTTGGCTCTCTTCCCCAATGTTCACCTGGAGACGTGCGATGAGTCCGTGGCCTCGGTGCAGGCGACCGTGGAGCTGGAGACTGGCCATATTGGGAAAGGCTGTGACCGGGACACCTACTCGGAGAAGTCCCTTCACCAGCTGTGTG GTGCTGCGTCAGGCACTACCGAGCTGCTCCCTTCCCCAAGCGGGTCCCTGAACTGGACTGTGGGCCTCCCCACCGACAACGGCCATGACAGCGACCAGGTCTTCGAGTTCAACGGCACACAAGCAGTGAGGATCCCAGATGGCATCGTCTCAGTCAACCCAAAGGAGCCTTTCACGATTTCTGTGTGGATGCGGCACAGGCCTTTTGGCAGGAAGAAGGAGACGATTCTCTGTAGCTCAGACAAGACAG ACATGAACCGGCACCATTATTCCCTCTATGTCCACGGCTGCCGGCTTGTTTTCCTCCTCCGCCAGGACCCTTCGGAAGAGAAGAAGTACAAACCTGCAGAATTCCACTGGAAGTTGAATCAG GTCTGTGACGAGGAGTGGCATCACTTCGTCCTCAACGTGGAATTCCCGAGCGTGACTCTCTATGTGGACGGAGTTTCTCACGAGCCGTTCTCTGTGACCGAAGACTACCCGCTTCATCCGTCCCAGGTCGAGACTCAGCTTGTGGTTGGGGCCTGCTGGCAAG GTGGTGAGCTGCACATGACCCAGTTCTTCCGAGGTAACCTGGCTGGCCTGACCGTCCGTTCCGGGAAACTCGCCGACAAGAAGGTGATTGACTGTCTGTACACCTGCAAAGAAGGGCTGGACCTGCAAGTCCCCGAAGACGGCGGCAGAGGCGTGAAG ATCCATACGAACCCCAATCAGTTGGCGTTGACCTTGGAGGGAGAGGACGTCGGGGAGCTGGATAAGGCCATGCAGCACGTCGCCTACCTGAACTCTCGGCAGTTCCCCACACCGGGGATCCGAAGACTTAAAATCACCAGCACGGTCAA GTGTTTGAACGAGGCCCCCTGCATCTCCGTGCCCCCGGTGGATGGCTACGTGATGGTGCTGCAGCCCGAGGAGCCCAAGGTCAGCCTCAGTGGTGTCCACCATTTCGCTCGAGCGGCTTCCGAGTTCGAAAGCCCAGAAGGGGTTTTCCTTTTCCCTGAGCTTCGGATCATCAGCACCATCACGagagaagtggagcctgaagggGACGGGGACGAGGACCCCACAG TTCAAGAGTCACTGGTGTCTGAAGAGATCGTGCACGACCTGGATACCTGTGAGGTCACGGTGGACGGGGATGAGCTGAACCCGGCCCAGGAGAGCCTGGAGGTGGACACGGCCCGCCTGCAGCAGAAGGGCATTGCAGTGAGCGCTTCCGACCTGGGCGTGGTCTTCACAG GTGTGGACACCATGGCCAGCTACGAAGAGGTGCTGCGCCTCCTGCGCTACCGGAACTGGCACACCAGGTCCCTGCTGGACCGGAAGTTCAAGCTCGTCTGCTCGGAGCTCAATGGCCGCTACGTCAGCAACGAGTTTCAGGTGGAG GTGAACGTCATCCCCGCGGCTAGCCCCATGGAGCATGCCAGCCACATGGCCGCACAGCCCCAGTTCGTGCACCCGGAGCACCATGCCTTCGTCGACCTCTCAGGGCACAACCTGGCCAGCCCCCACCCCTTCGCAG TTGTCCCCAGTACCGCCACGGTGGTCATCGTGGTGTGTGTCAGCTTCCTGGTCTTCATGATTATCCTGGGCGTGTTCCGGATCCGGGCTGCTCACCGGCGGACCATGCGGGACCAGGACACCGGGAAGGAGAACGAGATGGACTGGGACGACTCTGCCTTGACCATCACCGTAAACCCCATGGAG ACGTACGAGGACCAGCACAgcagcgaggaggaggaggaagaggaagaggaagaggagagcgaggatggggaggaagaggatgaCATTACCAGCGCGGAGTCAGAAAGCAGCGAGGAGGAGGACGGGGAGCACGGGGACCAGCAGAACGTGAACAGGCAGCAGCAGCTGGAGTGGGACGACTCTACCCTCAGCTACTGA
- the CLSTN1 gene encoding calsyntenin-1 isoform X1, producing the protein MLRRAAPALAPAAWLLLAGLLSGGGVWASRANKHKPWLEPTYHGIITENDNAVLLDPPLIALDKDAPLRFAESFEVTVTKEGEICGFKIHGQNVPFDAVVVDKSTGEGLIRSKEKLDCELQKDYTFTIQAYDCGKGPDGANVKKSHKATVHIQVNDVNEYAPVFKEKSYKATVVEGKQYDSILRVEAVDADCSPQFSQICSYEIVTPDVPFSINKDGYIKNTEKLNYGKEHQYKLTVTAYDCGKRRAAEDVLVKVSIKPTCTPGWQGWNNRIEYEPGTGTLALFPNVHLETCDESVASVQATVELETGHIGKGCDRDTYSEKSLHQLCGAASGTTELLPSPSGSLNWTVGLPTDNGHDSDQVFEFNGTQAVRIPDGIVSVNPKEPFTISVWMRHRPFGRKKETILCSSDKTDMNRHHYSLYVHGCRLVFLLRQDPSEEKKYKPAEFHWKLNQVCDEEWHHFVLNVEFPSVTLYVDGVSHEPFSVTEDYPLHPSQVETQLVVGACWQEYPAFENDNETEPVPMASAGGELHMTQFFRGNLAGLTVRSGKLADKKVIDCLYTCKEGLDLQVPEDGGRGVKIHTNPNQLALTLEGEDVGELDKAMQHVAYLNSRQFPTPGIRRLKITSTVKCLNEAPCISVPPVDGYVMVLQPEEPKVSLSGVHHFARAASEFESPEGVFLFPELRIISTITREVEPEGDGDEDPTVQESLVSEEIVHDLDTCEVTVDGDELNPAQESLEVDTARLQQKGIAVSASDLGVVFTGVDTMASYEEVLRLLRYRNWHTRSLLDRKFKLVCSELNGRYVSNEFQVEVNVIPAASPMEHASHMAAQPQFVHPEHHAFVDLSGHNLASPHPFAVVPSTATVVIVVCVSFLVFMIILGVFRIRAAHRRTMRDQDTGKENEMDWDDSALTITVNPMETYEDQHSSEEEEEEEEEEESEDGEEEDDITSAESESSEEEDGEHGDQQNVNRQQQLEWDDSTLSY; encoded by the exons AGAGTTTTGAGGTGACAGTCACCAAAGAAG GTGAGATTTGTGGATTTAAAATTCACGGGCAGAATGTCCCCTTTGACGCAGTGGTAGTGGATAAGTCCACTGGTGAGGGACTCATTCGCTCAAAAGAGAAACTGGACTGCGAGCTGCAGAAAGACTACACATTCACCATCCAGGCCTATGACTGCGGCAAGGGGCCGGATGGCGCCAATGTGAAAAAGTCACATAA aGCTACTGTCCACATTCAGGTGAACGACGTGAATGAGTACGCGCCAGTGTTCAAGGAGAAGTCCTACAAGGCGACCGTCGTCGAGGGCAAACAGTATGACAGCATCCTGCGGGTGGAGGCCGTGGACGCCGACTGCTCCCCTCAGTTCAGCCAGATTTGCAGCTATGAAATCGTCACTCCGGATGTGCCGTTCTCCATCAACAAAGATG GTTATATAAAAAACACAGAGAAGCTGAACTACGGGAAGGAGCACCAGTACAAGCTGACGGTCACCGCCTACGACTGCGGGAAGCGGAGGGCGGCGGAGGATGTCTTGGTGAAGGTCAGCATCAAGCCCACCTGCACCCCGGGGTGGCAAG GATGGAACAACAGGATCGAGTACGAGCCTGGCACGGGCACCTTGGCTCTCTTCCCCAATGTTCACCTGGAGACGTGCGATGAGTCCGTGGCCTCGGTGCAGGCGACCGTGGAGCTGGAGACTGGCCATATTGGGAAAGGCTGTGACCGGGACACCTACTCGGAGAAGTCCCTTCACCAGCTGTGTG GTGCTGCGTCAGGCACTACCGAGCTGCTCCCTTCCCCAAGCGGGTCCCTGAACTGGACTGTGGGCCTCCCCACCGACAACGGCCATGACAGCGACCAGGTCTTCGAGTTCAACGGCACACAAGCAGTGAGGATCCCAGATGGCATCGTCTCAGTCAACCCAAAGGAGCCTTTCACGATTTCTGTGTGGATGCGGCACAGGCCTTTTGGCAGGAAGAAGGAGACGATTCTCTGTAGCTCAGACAAGACAG ACATGAACCGGCACCATTATTCCCTCTATGTCCACGGCTGCCGGCTTGTTTTCCTCCTCCGCCAGGACCCTTCGGAAGAGAAGAAGTACAAACCTGCAGAATTCCACTGGAAGTTGAATCAG GTCTGTGACGAGGAGTGGCATCACTTCGTCCTCAACGTGGAATTCCCGAGCGTGACTCTCTATGTGGACGGAGTTTCTCACGAGCCGTTCTCTGTGACCGAAGACTACCCGCTTCATCCGTCCCAGGTCGAGACTCAGCTTGTGGTTGGGGCCTGCTGGCAAG AGTATCCAGCATTTGAAAATGACAATGAAACCGAGCCTGTGCCTATGGCCTCTGCAG GTGGTGAGCTGCACATGACCCAGTTCTTCCGAGGTAACCTGGCTGGCCTGACCGTCCGTTCCGGGAAACTCGCCGACAAGAAGGTGATTGACTGTCTGTACACCTGCAAAGAAGGGCTGGACCTGCAAGTCCCCGAAGACGGCGGCAGAGGCGTGAAG ATCCATACGAACCCCAATCAGTTGGCGTTGACCTTGGAGGGAGAGGACGTCGGGGAGCTGGATAAGGCCATGCAGCACGTCGCCTACCTGAACTCTCGGCAGTTCCCCACACCGGGGATCCGAAGACTTAAAATCACCAGCACGGTCAA GTGTTTGAACGAGGCCCCCTGCATCTCCGTGCCCCCGGTGGATGGCTACGTGATGGTGCTGCAGCCCGAGGAGCCCAAGGTCAGCCTCAGTGGTGTCCACCATTTCGCTCGAGCGGCTTCCGAGTTCGAAAGCCCAGAAGGGGTTTTCCTTTTCCCTGAGCTTCGGATCATCAGCACCATCACGagagaagtggagcctgaagggGACGGGGACGAGGACCCCACAG TTCAAGAGTCACTGGTGTCTGAAGAGATCGTGCACGACCTGGATACCTGTGAGGTCACGGTGGACGGGGATGAGCTGAACCCGGCCCAGGAGAGCCTGGAGGTGGACACGGCCCGCCTGCAGCAGAAGGGCATTGCAGTGAGCGCTTCCGACCTGGGCGTGGTCTTCACAG GTGTGGACACCATGGCCAGCTACGAAGAGGTGCTGCGCCTCCTGCGCTACCGGAACTGGCACACCAGGTCCCTGCTGGACCGGAAGTTCAAGCTCGTCTGCTCGGAGCTCAATGGCCGCTACGTCAGCAACGAGTTTCAGGTGGAG GTGAACGTCATCCCCGCGGCTAGCCCCATGGAGCATGCCAGCCACATGGCCGCACAGCCCCAGTTCGTGCACCCGGAGCACCATGCCTTCGTCGACCTCTCAGGGCACAACCTGGCCAGCCCCCACCCCTTCGCAG TTGTCCCCAGTACCGCCACGGTGGTCATCGTGGTGTGTGTCAGCTTCCTGGTCTTCATGATTATCCTGGGCGTGTTCCGGATCCGGGCTGCTCACCGGCGGACCATGCGGGACCAGGACACCGGGAAGGAGAACGAGATGGACTGGGACGACTCTGCCTTGACCATCACCGTAAACCCCATGGAG ACGTACGAGGACCAGCACAgcagcgaggaggaggaggaagaggaagaggaagaggagagcgaggatggggaggaagaggatgaCATTACCAGCGCGGAGTCAGAAAGCAGCGAGGAGGAGGACGGGGAGCACGGGGACCAGCAGAACGTGAACAGGCAGCAGCAGCTGGAGTGGGACGACTCTACCCTCAGCTACTGA